The sequence CGACAATCAATTAAAAATAGCAGTTCGTTCACGAGCAGATAAAAAGAAACCTACCTGCACATTTGATGCTATTGCTCAAAAATCGGATGAAAACACCTACACATCGGTTCTTCAAGATAAAAAGGTAATGTTTCGTTTCAGCGAAAATGGCATTACCATCGAAACCGAGAAAAAAGAAGATAGTAGCATTCTCAATTTTTATTGTTCTGGCGGAGCAAGTATTGCAGATACCTATACCAAAATAAATGAGCCGTTGGATGAAACTCAAATTGACAAAACGAAGTTCTAAATTTATAGTTTGTTGGCTTTAATTTTTATTGTAATTTATGACTATCCTAAAAACATTAGAGAGCATTCCGACCGAAAAACTTTTAGAAGTTTTCAATTTGTCATTTTCAGACTACGTTGTTCCTTTTTGCTTAACTAAAGAGCAATTGGAAGATAAAATAAAAAGCGACAGTATTAAACTTGAATTTTCTGTAGGAGCATTCGAGGATGATCAATTAATTGCTTTTATACTTCATGGGTATGGCACTATCGACAATTTAAAAATTGTGTATAATGCAGGAACAGGTGTAATTCCGTCCAAAAGAGGAAATAAATTAACCGCAAAACTGTATGAATATGTTTTACCAATTTTGCACGAAAATGATATTGACAGGTTGTTACTTGAGGTAATTACTACAAATGAGCCAGCAATCAAAACTTATAAAAACATAGGGTTCAAAATCATCCGAGAATTAAATTGTTATAAAGGTTCATTAAATATAACTAGTACTAATGATGATTTTGAAATTCGTGAATTGGAAGCGTATGACTGGCAAAAACTTCATTTCTTTTGGGATTTGAAACCATCGTGGCAAAATTCAATTACAGCGGTCGAAAAGCTGAAAAATTCTAACATCTCTATAGGGATATATGACGGGGAAAAATTATTAGGTTACACTATTTTTAATCCAAAAACAAAAAGGATACATCAACTTTCAGTTGACAAAAATTACCGAAGAAAAGGCGTTGGTCGGCAACTTTTAGCACACATTGCAACAAATTATACAACAGATGTTTCTGCTACAAATATTGACAATACTTCAGAAGAAACACTAAAATTTATGACCGGCATAGGAATGGATATTTTCATTCGACAATACGAAATGGAATTGCCCTTGAAATAGAAACCATCACCTACATCATTGGCTATCCGTAAACCTTACAAAACAAACAAGAAATATAGCAACACACAAATGAAGTTGTTAGCTTATTTAGGACACAATTCCTACTCTTTATCTTTAAGAAGAGATCATAAAAAATTACAGTTTAGGAAATTTAACTATAAGAAAATAGCAAAATTTAATGTCTAATCAATATAAAAATGCAGCGTAAAGAGTATATAAATTTTGTCTCAAAAATAGTTGCAAGTTCAATACTAAAGTCACAATGCAGATAG comes from Chryseobacterium sp. 3008163 and encodes:
- a CDS encoding GNAT family N-acetyltransferase produces the protein MTILKTLESIPTEKLLEVFNLSFSDYVVPFCLTKEQLEDKIKSDSIKLEFSVGAFEDDQLIAFILHGYGTIDNLKIVYNAGTGVIPSKRGNKLTAKLYEYVLPILHENDIDRLLLEVITTNEPAIKTYKNIGFKIIRELNCYKGSLNITSTNDDFEIRELEAYDWQKLHFFWDLKPSWQNSITAVEKLKNSNISIGIYDGEKLLGYTIFNPKTKRIHQLSVDKNYRRKGVGRQLLAHIATNYTTDVSATNIDNTSEETLKFMTGIGMDIFIRQYEMELPLK